The Skermanella rosea sequence GCCGGGATGGCCGTCATGCGCCTTGGCGACGGGGCCGTACTTGCTGAAATTGTCGATGCCGACGACCTGGTGCCCGTGCTTGAGCAGTTCGGCCACGACATAGCCCGCGATGAAGCCCGCGGCTCCGGTAACCAGGATCTTCATGAGCGTTTCCGCGCTGGCGAAACCGGCGGGGTGCCGCCGAAAGATATAGCCAGACTATGCCGAAATGGTTAATCAATCCTTCCGCTAAGGCACCGGTCCCGCCACATCCGCCTGAAAGCCGCTTCCAGCGTCCGCGTGAAATGGGCGGAGTCGCAGAGCGGCGAGGCCGCCATCCGGTCGCGCAGCCTGCCGCGCAGGTCGGCCAGCCGTCCGAGGTCGGCGGCCAGTCCCTCCGCCCGCGCCAGGTACCCCGAAGCATCCTCCGCCACGAGGCCGGGGAGCCCGGCGGCGGTCAGGTGCGACAGGCTGTGCCGGGTGCAGAACCGCTCGCCCGGCAGCGTGATCACCGGTACGCCCATCCACAGGGCTTCCAGCGTGGTCAGCCCGCCCGAATAGGCCAGCGGGTCGAGCGCTATGTCGACCGAGTTGTAGGACTGGAGCAGGCCTGCGTGTCCGGATGCCCGCCGCAGGTCGAGCTGGCCGGGCGCCACGCCGTAGGCGGCGAACCGGGCCGCCACCGCGTCGCGCACGCCCGGAACGTCGAGCGCGAAGGTCTGGAGCATCAGCCGCCGGTCGGGACGGTCGCGCAGCAGGGTGCTCCACAGGGCGATGCTGGCTTCGTCCAGCTTGGCGAGGTTGTTGAAGCAGCCGAAGGTGACGACTCCGGACCCGAGGGCCGGCAGGGGACCGACCGGCGGCGCATAGGGCGGCGGCTCGTAGCAGACATAGCAGTCGGGCAGCCGCATGATCCGCTCGGCGTAATGGGGATCGACCCCGTCCGGCGTCTGGCGCGGGTCGGAGATGAGGTAGTCGATGGCCGGGATGCCGGTGGTTCCGACATATCCGGCCCAGGTCGCCTGGATCGGCGCCGGCCGGTGGACGAAGGCGCGCAGGCGGTTGTTCGCCGTATGCCCCGACAGGTCCACCAGAATGTCGATGCCGTCGCCGCGGATCCTGTCGGCCAGTTCGGCACCGTCGATGTCGGCGATCTCGTGCCAGTGGTCCGCCAGGCGGCGGAACCGGTCCGTCATGGCATCGCCCTGCCGGCGCGCCGAATAGCAGTGGACCTCGAAGGAGTCGCGGTCGTGGTGCAGGACCACCCCGCCGAGGAAGAAGCCCACCGGATGCTGGCCGAAATCGGCCGAGACGTAGCCGACGCGGAGCCGCCGCTCCGGATCGGGGACTGCCTCCGGGTGCGCCGGCGGCGTCCCGGAGGGCGCGTGGCGCCGGTACCACTCGGCATGGAGGCGGTTCAGGTCGGCCGGGCCGAGCGTCCCGTCATACTGGAGGGTCAGCAGCAGGTTGCTGTGGATCTCCGCGTTTCCGGGTTGCAGCAGGAGGGACCGCCGCACCAGCCGGGCGCCCTCCCGCGGCCTGCCCATGCCGCTCAGCATCACGCCGTATGAATTCAGCGCGAAGGGATCGGCCGGGCCGTGGCACAGGGTGGTGCGGAAGACCGCGTCGGCCGCCGTCAGGTCGCGGACGGCCAGATGGAGCATTCCGAGGCAATGCCTGAGGTCGACGTCCTCCGGCCGGTGCGCCACCGCCAGCGCGGTGATCGGGATCGCATCGCCCGTCCGTCCGGCGTCGCGCAAGGCGATCGCCAGGAGCCGGATCAGGCTGCTGTCGAGCCGTGCCGGATCAAGCCGGGCCTGCCGCTCCACCGCCCGGAGGGCGCCGCCCAGGTCGCCGGCACGGAACCGGACCACCGCGATCTGGTGAAAGGTCGACGGATTGTCCGGCCGGTACGCGGCGGAATTGCCCAGGGCCGTCAGGGCGGAGTCGGAACGGCCGGCCAGGTGAAGGGCGATGCCCAGGTTGTGCCAGGCGGGGTCGTGACGGCGGTCGATCCGTAGCGCGCGGCCATAGGATTCGGCGGCGGCGAAAGCGCAGCCGTCGTCGAGCAGCACATTGCCCAGGTTGTACCAGCCGTCCCGGTCGGCCGGGTCGATCAGCAGCACGCTGCGGCAGCACAGCAGCGCCGCTTCCCGGTTGCCGCTCGACCGGTGCAGCGAGGCGAGGCTGAGCCAGGCGGCACCGAATCCCGGCTCCGATGCCAGCGCCTGGCGAAAGAGCCGGGACGCGTCGCAGAGGCGTCCTTCCCGTTCGGCGATCAGCCCGAGAAGGTGGAGGGCGCCGGGGGAGTCGGGCTCGACCTGCCGGATCTCCTCGCACAGCCAAGCCGCCATCACGAGATTCCCGGCCAGAAGGGACCGTTCGGCTTCGGCAAGCAGCCCGACGCTCAGGGCGCCGGACGGGGGAATGGACGCGGAAGAGGCGGCCCTGGAAGTGGGGGCCGCCGGATACTCATCGGACATGCTCTAACCGGGGAAGCCTGGATCCGCCATGCCGCCGGGCTTCAGCCGGCCGGAAACTCGCGGACCAGGGCATCGTCGAACTGGATCAGGTGGCGGCAGACCTCCAGCGCGGCGAGGTACTCGCCCTTGCGGCTCAGCTCCGAGATGATCGCCAGGCTGCGCAGCACCGGCTGAAGCTCGGTCGCCTCCGCCCGGTCGTCGAGCAGCGAGATCAGCTTCTCGTGGTAGATCCCGGCGGAGGCGCTGTCGAGGGTCATCAGCTGAAGCGCGTAATAGATGCGCTTGGTCGCCGTGTCGGCGTCCTTCTCGTCCAGGATCAACTGTTCGCGGGTCAGGGTCGGGGTGCCCTCGGGGACCATGACCGTGCCGTCGTCCTGCATGTGGATCGGAACGCCCTTGACGATGACGGTGCCGCCGGGCTGGAGCGGGAGAGCAATCAATTCGATCGTTTCGGTCATTGTAGTGCCACCCTCTTGCAGTCGTTGCTGGCTTGCAGTCGTTGCTGGACATCGCGGGTGGCCTTCGAAGCTTGCCCCGCCCGGTGTTGATGGCCGGGATTATGTCCATCTTCAAAGTAGCTTGCAACAAGGAGTTACACTATGGGGTGTAATACTTTTGAGAAAAGGCTGGGGTGATCGGGGCCGGGGACAAGGCGGCGCGCGACCACGCGGGGTCAGCCGGGAACGTTTGCTTCGCTGAAGTTCGGGTTCCGCCGGATTTCATTGGGTCCGG is a genomic window containing:
- a CDS encoding tetratricopeptide repeat protein, which translates into the protein MSDEYPAAPTSRAASSASIPPSGALSVGLLAEAERSLLAGNLVMAAWLCEEIRQVEPDSPGALHLLGLIAEREGRLCDASRLFRQALASEPGFGAAWLSLASLHRSSGNREAALLCCRSVLLIDPADRDGWYNLGNVLLDDGCAFAAAESYGRALRIDRRHDPAWHNLGIALHLAGRSDSALTALGNSAAYRPDNPSTFHQIAVVRFRAGDLGGALRAVERQARLDPARLDSSLIRLLAIALRDAGRTGDAIPITALAVAHRPEDVDLRHCLGMLHLAVRDLTAADAVFRTTLCHGPADPFALNSYGVMLSGMGRPREGARLVRRSLLLQPGNAEIHSNLLLTLQYDGTLGPADLNRLHAEWYRRHAPSGTPPAHPEAVPDPERRLRVGYVSADFGQHPVGFFLGGVVLHHDRDSFEVHCYSARRQGDAMTDRFRRLADHWHEIADIDGAELADRIRGDGIDILVDLSGHTANNRLRAFVHRPAPIQATWAGYVGTTGIPAIDYLISDPRQTPDGVDPHYAERIMRLPDCYVCYEPPPYAPPVGPLPALGSGVVTFGCFNNLAKLDEASIALWSTLLRDRPDRRLMLQTFALDVPGVRDAVAARFAAYGVAPGQLDLRRASGHAGLLQSYNSVDIALDPLAYSGGLTTLEALWMGVPVITLPGERFCTRHSLSHLTAAGLPGLVAEDASGYLARAEGLAADLGRLADLRGRLRDRMAASPLCDSAHFTRTLEAAFRRMWRDRCLSGRID
- a CDS encoding flagellar biosynthesis repressor FlbT; translated protein: MTETIELIALPLQPGGTVIVKGVPIHMQDDGTVMVPEGTPTLTREQLILDEKDADTATKRIYYALQLMTLDSASAGIYHEKLISLLDDRAEATELQPVLRSLAIISELSRKGEYLAALEVCRHLIQFDDALVREFPAG